The following proteins come from a genomic window of Triticum aestivum cultivar Chinese Spring chromosome 6A, IWGSC CS RefSeq v2.1, whole genome shotgun sequence:
- the LOC123132538 gene encoding glycosyltransferase BC10 gives MKVPRVWQRGSKDMTAMPHPRHRTAKKPMWIIVLLSIVCVSLIGAYVYPPRRYSTCYFFASSVCTPFKDWLPAVTRREPTDQEVFSSVVIRDLLSMPMPVSKKPKIAFMFLTPGSLPFEKLWENFLQGHEGRYSIYIHASREKPVHSSPLFVGREIRSEKVVWGRVSMVDAEKRLLGNALLDIDNQFFVLLSDSCIPLHTFDYIYNYLMGTNVSFIDSFLDPGPHGSGRYSIEMFPEIEHRDFRKGAQWFAITRRHAILIMADNLYYRKFKLYCKPTVGRNCIADEHYLPTLFKIVDPGGISNYSVTHVDWSEGKWHPRSYRAADITYELLRNITYFNEIVHIASDESRTVTSTPCILNGRKRPCFLFARKFYPDAVNNLLKLFPSYTSA, from the exons ATGAAAGTACCGCGGGTGTGGCAGCGGGGCAGCAAGGACATGACAGCCATGCCACATCCGCGCCACCGCACTGCCAAGAAGCCCATGTGGATAATTGTGCTACTGTCAATTGTTTGTGTTTCGTTGATTGGGGCTTATGTCTATCCTCCACGGCGCTACTCGACCTGTTACTTCTTTGCTTCAAGTGTTTGTACTCCCTTCAAGGATTGGCTCCCTGCTGTGACCCGGCGGGAGCCGACCGATCAAGAGGTTTTTTCGTCTGTGGTTATCAGGGATTTGCTTTCAATGCCTATGCCCGTCTCCAAGAAGCCAAAGATTGCATTTATGTTCTTGACACCTGGTTCATTGCCCTTCGAGAAATTGTGGGAGAATTTTTTGCAG GGCCATGAGGGACGATATTCCATCTATATCCATGCATCTCGTGAAAAGCCTGTGCATTCTAGTCCTTTGTTTGTGGGCCGAGAAATTCGCAGTGAAAAG GTAGTATGGGGCAGGGTTTCAATGGTTGATGCAGAGAAAAGGCTGTTAGGAAATGCATTGCTAGACATTGATAATCAATTTTTCGTCTTGCTTTCTGACAG CTGTATTCCACTACATACATTTGATTACATCTATAATTATCTGATGGGAACAAATGTTAGCTTCATTGACAG TTTCCTGGATCCTGGTCCTCATGGAAGTGGAAGGTATTCTATAGAAATGTTTCCTGAAATAGAGCACAGGGACTTCAGGAAGGGTGCGCAG TGGTTTGCTATAACAAGAAGGCATGCTATACTGATAATGGCAGACAACCTCTACTACCGTAAATTCAAGCTATATTGCAAG CCAACAGTGGGACGGAACTGTATCGCTGATGAGCACTATTTGCCAACCTTGTTCAAA ATAGTAGATCCTGGTGGGATCTCTAATTATTCAGTGACACATGTTGACTGGTCTGAGGGGAAATGGCATCCGAGGTCCTATAGAGCTGCTGATATTACCTATGAACTCTTAAGAAACATAACG TATTTCAATGAGATTGTGCACATTGCAAGTGATGAGTCT AGAACTGTGACATCGACCCCATGTATATTGAACGGAAGAAAGAGACCGTGCTTCCTTTTTGCAAGAAAATTTTACCCAGATGCTGTCAACAATCTACTGAAGCTATTTCCCAGTTACACATCTGCTTGA